The sequence GCGACCGGCAATCTCGACCCTCAGACCAAGGAACGGATCCTCGACCTGTTGCTCGACCGGGCCGCGGCCTCGGGGGCGACCGTCGTGGCGGTGACGCACGATCACGGGCTGCTGCACCGCTTCGGCCGCGTGGTCGACCTGTCCGCGTCGAGGGCCGCGGCATGAGCGCGCTCTTCCTCGCCACGGCCTACCTGCGGTTCCACTGGGGGCGCAGCCTCGTCGTGATCGTCAGCGCGGCGCTGATCCTCCTCGTCCCGGCCGCGACCCACCTCCTGCTCGGCTCCGCCGAGCGCGCGCTGACCGCCCGGGCGGAGGCGACGCCGCTCCTCCTCGCCAGCCGAGGGAGCGCGCTCGACGCGACCATGGCCGCCTTGTACTTCACGGCGGACCGTCCCGAGCCGCTGCCCATGCGCGAGGTGGACGCGATCCGGGACGGCGGCCTCGCCGTGCCGATCCCGCTCCACACCGCCTTCGAGGCGCGCGGGCGGCGCATCGTGGGCACCACGCTCGACTATTTCGAGCTGCGCGGCCTCGACATCGCCGAAGGCCGGGGCCTCGCGCTGCTGGGCGAGGCCGTCGTCGGCGCGGACGCGGCGGCGGCGCTCGCCCTCGGCCCCGGCGACACGCTCGTCTCGACGCCGAACACCCTGTTCGACCTCGACGGCGCCTATCCGCTGGAGATGCCGATCGTCGGCGTGCTGGCCCGCCGCGGCACGCCCGACGACGAGGCGGTCTTCGTCGACCTGAAGACGGCCTGGGTGATCGCCGGCCTCGGCCACGGCCATGCCGATCCGCGGACGGGGGAGGATGCCGGCGCGCCGCCTGCGACGGCGTATCGGCGCATCACGCCGGAGACGATCGAGAGCTTCCACTTCCACGGCGATCGCGGCGCCTATCCGGTTACCGCGGCCATCGTGGCGCCGCGCGACGCCCGGGCGGCCACGATCCTCCAGGGCCGCTATCTCGATCCGGACGGCGGGGCGCAGCTGATCCGGCCGGACCGCGTGGCGCAGAGCCTCGTCGAGCGCGTCCTGCGCATCCGCCCGGTCCTCGACGCGGTGACGGCGATCGTCGCGGCGGCGGCGACGGCGGCGATCGCGCTCGCGCTGCATCTCTCCTACAGGCTCCGGGCGCCCGAGGTCGCGACGGCCGTGAGGCTCGGCGCGTCACGCGGATCGGTGCTGCGGCTGCTGGCGGTCGAGACCGCCCTGCTGCTCGGCTGCGCCGCGATCCTGGCCGGGGCGGCGACGCTCGCGCTCGGCCGTCACGCCGAGGCCGCGACGGCCTGGCTGCTCGCCCTCGGCCCGTCGTCGACGATCTGAAAGGACCGCGCCATGACACGAACGCTCCTCGCCGCCTGCGCCCTCTCCTCGGCCCTCGCCTGGGCCGCGCCGGCGCACGCGCACGGGCTCGACCTCGCCGTTTCCGTCGATTGCGAGGCGATCCGGGTC comes from Salinarimonas sp. and encodes:
- a CDS encoding ABC transporter permease, giving the protein MSALFLATAYLRFHWGRSLVVIVSAALILLVPAATHLLLGSAERALTARAEATPLLLASRGSALDATMAALYFTADRPEPLPMREVDAIRDGGLAVPIPLHTAFEARGRRIVGTTLDYFELRGLDIAEGRGLALLGEAVVGADAAAALALGPGDTLVSTPNTLFDLDGAYPLEMPIVGVLARRGTPDDEAVFVDLKTAWVIAGLGHGHADPRTGEDAGAPPATAYRRITPETIESFHFHGDRGAYPVTAAIVAPRDARAATILQGRYLDPDGGAQLIRPDRVAQSLVERVLRIRPVLDAVTAIVAAAATAAIALALHLSYRLRAPEVATAVRLGASRGSVLRLLAVETALLLGCAAILAGAATLALGRHAEAATAWLLALGPSSTI